The following coding sequences are from one Novosphingobium sp. Gsoil 351 window:
- a CDS encoding SUF system Fe-S cluster assembly regulator, whose translation MRLSNLADYAVVTMSAAARHCGGVKVSAAQLAEETGLPAATVQKLVSKLSAAGLLRASRGAGGGLKLARPAAAISLADIVEAVEGPIALTACVEAGKHDCTLEGTCSVQPHWSAVNAAMRGALADVPLTRLAELAP comes from the coding sequence ATGCGCCTTTCAAACCTAGCCGATTATGCCGTGGTCACTATGTCCGCCGCCGCACGGCATTGCGGCGGAGTGAAGGTTAGCGCAGCGCAACTCGCGGAGGAAACCGGGCTGCCTGCGGCGACGGTGCAGAAGCTGGTCAGCAAGCTCTCCGCCGCCGGCCTTTTGCGCGCCAGCCGCGGCGCCGGCGGGGGCCTCAAGCTCGCCCGGCCGGCCGCGGCGATCAGCCTGGCCGACATCGTCGAGGCGGTCGAAGGCCCGATCGCGCTGACCGCCTGCGTCGAAGCGGGCAAGCACGATTGCACGCTCGAAGGAACTTGCTCGGTCCAGCCGCACTGGAGTGCGGTCAACGCCGCGATGCGCGGGGCGCTGGCGGACGTGCCGCTCACCCGGTTGGCAGAATTGGCACCATGA
- a CDS encoding helix-turn-helix domain-containing protein yields the protein MREKTMARVSMARMAQPERSRDARLTQQGLLRLELFPPPAFVTPYVTTFFRMRCDERRIRDVQPSSLGMMAAMARGSGKMRFLDGRSEPSHRFTLQSPTSAAATFEVDGPWHLFGAALTPLGWAALTGLCATKHGNRIYDGGQVLGPALAEAAKGIAEEFERLSSEAMVERFSAAILASVRAIKPSHARFVKIAGEWLAGSIAPAVADLQARGGWSARQVQRLTDRYFGLPPTALARKYRALRAAVLLSRPDLTTDEIAAVQDHFYDQPHMIREMRLFAGRTPARIADPDTPFLSAIMDLRNFREKSSRLAPIPDDLRA from the coding sequence GTGCGCGAAAAGACCATGGCGCGAGTTTCGATGGCGCGAATGGCGCAGCCCGAAAGGTCGCGCGATGCCCGGCTGACCCAGCAGGGACTGCTTCGGCTCGAACTGTTCCCGCCACCCGCCTTCGTCACGCCTTATGTGACCACCTTCTTCCGGATGCGCTGCGACGAGCGGAGGATTCGCGACGTCCAGCCCTCGTCGCTGGGAATGATGGCGGCGATGGCGCGCGGATCAGGGAAAATGCGCTTCCTCGACGGACGCAGCGAGCCGAGCCACCGCTTCACTTTGCAATCGCCCACGTCCGCCGCCGCGACTTTCGAGGTGGACGGACCGTGGCACCTGTTCGGCGCGGCGCTGACCCCGCTCGGATGGGCGGCACTGACCGGGCTTTGCGCGACGAAGCACGGCAATCGGATTTACGATGGCGGGCAAGTGCTGGGTCCGGCGCTGGCCGAAGCCGCCAAGGGCATCGCTGAGGAGTTCGAGCGGCTTTCGTCCGAAGCCATGGTCGAGCGCTTTTCCGCCGCGATCCTCGCCTCGGTGCGTGCGATCAAGCCGAGTCACGCGCGTTTCGTCAAGATCGCGGGGGAATGGCTCGCGGGCTCGATCGCCCCGGCCGTGGCCGATCTCCAGGCCCGCGGCGGTTGGAGCGCACGTCAGGTCCAGCGCCTGACCGACCGCTATTTCGGACTTCCGCCCACTGCCCTGGCGCGCAAGTATCGGGCGCTGCGCGCCGCGGTGTTGCTTTCGCGTCCGGATCTGACCACCGACGAGATCGCGGCGGTGCAGGATCATTTCTATGACCAGCCGCATATGATCCGCGAGATGCGGCTGTTCGCGGGCCGGACTCCCGCGCGGATCGCCGATCCCGACACCCCGTTCCTCTCCGCGATCATGGACTTGCGCAATTTTCGCGAGAAAAGCTCGCGGCTGGCGCCGATCCCCGACGACTTGCGCGCGTGA
- a CDS encoding quinone-dependent dihydroorotate dehydrogenase, which produces MLFALLRPALFALDAETAHGLSIAALKTAPLPAQPIDPALRTTVAGIAFPGPLGAAPGYDKNGEVPGALLRLGFGFAEVGTVTPLAQPGNPRPRLFRLAKDRAVINRMGFNNAGAEAMLARLKARAGQAGVIGVNIGANKDSPDRIADYAQLARLMAPVASYLTVNISSPNTPGLRALQDEGALGALLDAVMAARGDEGPPVFLKLAPDLEPTDIDAICRIALERRLGALIVSNTTISRPALRSRHAAEAGGLSGEPLRDLAHQRLRDFRDASGGAIPLIGVGGIATADDAWARIRAGASLVQLYSAMVFAGPGIARQINAGLVRRMRRDGFSSIAEAVGSA; this is translated from the coding sequence ATGCTGTTTGCGTTGCTCCGCCCTGCGCTGTTCGCGCTCGACGCCGAAACCGCGCACGGTCTGAGCATCGCCGCGCTAAAGACGGCGCCGTTGCCGGCTCAGCCGATCGACCCGGCTTTGCGCACCACCGTCGCGGGAATCGCGTTCCCCGGTCCGCTCGGCGCCGCGCCCGGTTACGACAAGAATGGCGAGGTGCCTGGCGCGCTGCTGCGCCTGGGCTTCGGGTTCGCCGAAGTCGGCACGGTCACCCCGCTGGCCCAGCCCGGCAATCCGCGCCCGCGGCTGTTCCGCTTGGCCAAAGATCGCGCTGTGATCAATCGGATGGGTTTCAACAACGCCGGAGCCGAGGCGATGCTGGCGCGGCTGAAGGCCCGCGCAGGGCAGGCGGGCGTGATCGGGGTCAACATCGGCGCAAACAAGGATTCGCCCGATCGCATCGCCGATTATGCGCAACTGGCGCGGCTCATGGCGCCGGTCGCGAGCTATCTGACGGTAAATATCAGTTCGCCCAACACCCCCGGCCTGCGCGCGTTGCAGGACGAAGGTGCGTTGGGGGCGCTACTCGATGCGGTGATGGCGGCGCGCGGGGACGAAGGTCCACCTGTCTTTCTCAAGCTTGCCCCCGATCTCGAACCTACGGACATCGACGCGATCTGCCGGATCGCGCTCGAGCGGCGGCTCGGCGCGTTGATCGTCTCGAACACCACCATTTCGCGTCCGGCCTTGCGCTCGCGCCATGCCGCGGAGGCGGGCGGGCTGTCGGGCGAGCCCTTGCGTGACCTCGCCCACCAACGCCTGCGCGATTTCCGCGACGCCAGCGGCGGGGCGATTCCCTTGATAGGGGTCGGCGGGATCGCGACCGCCGATGACGCCTGGGCGCGGATTCGCGCGGGAGCAAGCCTCGTCCAGCTGTACTCGGCGATGGTCTTCGCAGGTCCGGGCATCGCCCGGCAGATCAACGCCGGGCTGGTGCGCCGGATGCGCCGCGACGGATTTTCCTCGATTGCCGAGGCGGTCGGCAGCGCATAG
- the ggt gene encoding gamma-glutamyltransferase, whose translation MSHRLLIPFAALALSACATLPATTTAPPRIGQLDSATAGAQGIVSAADPRASQAGAEMLRAGGTATDAAIATMLALTVVEPQSSGIGGGGFLVRGDPNGAVTTYDGRENAPAAANPEWFFKDGKPMSIREAIPGGRSVGVPGSIRMAALAHRQHGKLPWKRLFGPAIRLARDGFAVTPRLHEVLAEYPVTGAYDAEGRDLFYNQDGTAAATGRIIRNPALADFLTELSEKGPGAFYTGQNPTAATVRINQAPTNPAPTTPSDFAAYQAKERQPLCGAYRGYRICGMGPPSSGATTVYATLKQLERFDLGALGKDSPVAWHLIAESERLAYADRGRYLGDGDFVAVPAAGLMDPAYLASRSALIDPARTLGVISPGTPPGAQALSWADPATQPENGTSHFVAVDKAGSAVSYTSTIESIFGSGLVVNGYYLNNELTDFNLAPSDANGRPTANRVEAGKRPRSSMAPTLVYGPDGALRLAIGAAGGATIPAQVLKAIIGVIDWKLSAQDAIALPVIFAPEGDTVFVEKGSALEAMIPALVALGHKSVIAREPSFKANAIERVGNRWIGAADPRSEGAAVAE comes from the coding sequence ATGTCGCACCGTCTCTTGATTCCGTTCGCCGCGCTCGCGCTGTCTGCTTGCGCCACCCTTCCCGCCACGACCACCGCGCCCCCGCGCATCGGCCAGCTCGATAGCGCCACCGCCGGGGCGCAAGGCATCGTCAGCGCCGCCGATCCGCGCGCGTCGCAAGCCGGGGCGGAGATGCTTCGCGCCGGGGGCACCGCCACCGACGCCGCGATCGCAACGATGCTCGCGTTGACCGTGGTCGAGCCGCAGAGCTCGGGTATCGGGGGCGGCGGGTTCCTCGTCCGGGGCGACCCGAACGGCGCGGTGACTACGTACGACGGACGCGAGAATGCGCCCGCCGCGGCGAACCCCGAGTGGTTCTTCAAGGACGGCAAGCCGATGTCGATCCGTGAGGCGATCCCCGGTGGGCGCAGCGTCGGCGTGCCCGGCTCGATCCGGATGGCCGCGCTCGCCCATCGGCAGCATGGTAAGCTGCCCTGGAAGCGCCTGTTCGGACCCGCGATCCGCCTCGCCCGTGACGGGTTCGCGGTGACCCCGCGGTTGCACGAAGTACTGGCCGAATATCCCGTCACCGGGGCGTACGACGCCGAGGGCCGCGACTTGTTCTACAACCAGGACGGAACCGCAGCCGCGACCGGCCGGATCATCCGCAACCCCGCGCTTGCCGACTTCCTGACCGAGCTGTCCGAAAAGGGTCCCGGCGCGTTCTACACCGGGCAAAATCCCACCGCGGCGACGGTCCGGATCAACCAGGCGCCGACCAACCCCGCACCAACCACGCCCAGCGATTTTGCTGCCTACCAGGCGAAGGAACGTCAGCCCCTGTGCGGTGCATACCGTGGCTATCGCATCTGCGGGATGGGCCCGCCATCATCGGGCGCGACGACGGTGTACGCCACGCTCAAGCAACTCGAACGGTTCGATCTCGGCGCGCTGGGCAAGGATTCGCCGGTCGCCTGGCACCTGATCGCCGAATCCGAACGCCTCGCCTACGCCGATCGCGGGCGCTACCTCGGCGACGGAGATTTCGTGGCCGTCCCCGCGGCGGGTCTGATGGACCCCGCCTATCTGGCGAGCCGTTCGGCGTTGATCGATCCGGCGCGCACGCTCGGCGTCATCTCCCCCGGCACCCCGCCGGGCGCGCAGGCGCTGAGCTGGGCCGATCCGGCGACGCAACCCGAAAATGGCACCTCGCACTTCGTCGCGGTCGACAAGGCGGGCAGCGCGGTCAGCTACACCTCCACGATCGAATCGATCTTTGGTTCGGGGCTGGTGGTCAACGGCTACTACCTCAACAACGAGCTGACCGATTTCAACCTCGCCCCTAGCGACGCCAACGGACGCCCGACCGCAAACCGGGTCGAAGCCGGCAAACGCCCGCGCAGCTCGATGGCCCCGACGCTTGTCTATGGTCCTGACGGCGCCCTGCGCCTCGCGATCGGCGCGGCCGGGGGCGCAACGATCCCGGCTCAAGTGCTCAAGGCGATCATCGGCGTGATCGACTGGAAGCTCTCGGCGCAGGACGCCATCGCGCTCCCGGTGATCTTCGCGCCCGAGGGCGATACGGTGTTCGTCGAGAAGGGCAGCGCGCTCGAGGCGATGATCCCGGCGCTCGTCGCGCTCGGCCATAAGTCCGTGATTGCGCGTGAGCCCAGCTTCAAGGCCAACGCGATCGAACGCGTCGGCAATCGCTGGATCGGGGCGGCCGATCCGCGCAGCGAGGGCGCAGCAGTCGCCGAGTAG
- a CDS encoding long-chain fatty acid--CoA ligase, whose product MKLADFDTYNSLVAMFLDRAATRGDQPFLSVKRAGQWQAISWAQAAERVCLLAEGLLGLGLKPGDRVMLVSENRPEWCIADLGIMAAGLVTVPTYTTNTERDHLHILENSGAKAVIVSTAKLAKPLLPAVFRAECEHVIGIEPLRTAQAGMVSFHDWDALLGGNAAAARATVDAHQATVERGDLACLIYTSGTGGAPRGVMLHHGSIITNVAGAARIISEDFGWGDERFLSFLPLSHAYEHSGGQFLPIGLGAEIWYAESLEKLASNIEESRPTIMVVVPRLFEVLRTRIMRQVEKQGKVANYLMGRAMSIGEGRLAGKDRLRDRPMNLILDRTLRPKIRARFGGRMKAMVSGGAPLNPEVGAFFDTMGITLLQGYGQTEAGPIISCNRPAAGIRMDTVGPPMHGVEVRIAEDGEILVRGELVMHGYWQNPAETARALVDGWLHTGDIGHLDDRGRIVITDRKKDMIVNDKGDNVAPQKVEGMLTLQPEIMQAMVVGDRRPYLVGLVVPDAEWAAEWAVANGEKFDIKALSDLPAFRNAVKAAVDRVNKDLSVTEKVRQIAFADEPFGIENEEMTPSMKIRRHKIRERYGARLDGLYKG is encoded by the coding sequence TTGAAGCTGGCCGATTTCGATACCTACAACAGCCTGGTTGCGATGTTTCTCGACCGCGCCGCTACCCGCGGCGATCAGCCGTTCCTGTCGGTCAAGCGCGCTGGGCAGTGGCAGGCAATCTCTTGGGCTCAGGCGGCGGAGCGGGTTTGCCTGCTCGCCGAAGGACTGCTCGGCCTGGGGCTCAAACCCGGCGACCGGGTGATGCTGGTGTCCGAGAACCGCCCCGAATGGTGCATCGCCGATCTGGGGATCATGGCCGCGGGGCTGGTGACCGTGCCGACCTACACCACCAACACCGAACGCGATCACCTCCATATCCTCGAGAATTCGGGCGCCAAGGCGGTGATCGTCTCGACCGCCAAGCTCGCCAAGCCACTGCTCCCCGCGGTATTCCGCGCCGAATGCGAGCATGTCATCGGCATCGAGCCGCTGCGCACCGCGCAGGCCGGCATGGTGTCGTTCCACGATTGGGACGCCCTGCTGGGCGGCAATGCCGCGGCCGCGCGCGCGACCGTCGATGCGCATCAGGCCACCGTTGAGCGGGGCGACCTCGCCTGCCTGATCTACACCAGCGGCACCGGCGGGGCGCCGCGCGGGGTGATGCTCCACCACGGTTCGATCATCACCAATGTCGCGGGCGCGGCGCGGATCATTTCCGAAGACTTCGGCTGGGGCGACGAACGCTTCCTCTCGTTCCTTCCGCTCAGCCATGCCTACGAGCATTCGGGCGGGCAATTCCTGCCGATCGGGCTGGGCGCGGAAATCTGGTACGCCGAAAGCCTAGAGAAGCTCGCCTCCAACATCGAGGAATCCCGCCCGACGATAATGGTGGTGGTCCCCCGCTTGTTCGAGGTGTTGCGCACCCGGATCATGCGTCAGGTCGAAAAGCAGGGGAAGGTCGCCAACTACCTGATGGGCCGGGCGATGAGCATCGGTGAGGGGCGGCTGGCGGGTAAGGACCGATTGCGCGACAGGCCAATGAATCTGATCCTCGACCGCACCCTGCGCCCCAAGATCCGCGCCCGCTTCGGCGGGCGGATGAAGGCGATGGTCTCCGGCGGGGCGCCGCTCAACCCCGAAGTCGGCGCGTTTTTCGATACGATGGGGATCACCCTGTTGCAGGGCTATGGCCAGACCGAGGCCGGACCGATCATCAGTTGCAACCGCCCCGCCGCGGGCATCCGGATGGATACTGTCGGCCCGCCCATGCACGGGGTCGAGGTGCGAATCGCCGAGGACGGTGAAATCCTCGTCCGCGGCGAACTGGTGATGCATGGCTACTGGCAAAATCCAGCGGAGACGGCGCGCGCGCTGGTCGATGGTTGGCTCCACACCGGCGACATCGGGCATCTCGACGATAGGGGCCGAATTGTCATCACCGACCGCAAGAAGGACATGATCGTCAACGACAAGGGTGACAACGTCGCCCCCCAGAAGGTCGAGGGGATGTTGACGCTGCAACCCGAGATCATGCAGGCGATGGTTGTCGGCGACCGCCGGCCCTATCTCGTCGGGCTGGTGGTGCCGGATGCGGAATGGGCCGCGGAATGGGCGGTGGCCAACGGCGAGAAGTTCGACATCAAGGCGCTGAGCGACCTCCCCGCCTTCCGCAACGCCGTCAAGGCCGCTGTCGACCGGGTCAACAAAGACCTCTCAGTAACCGAAAAGGTCCGCCAGATCGCCTTCGCCGACGAACCGTTCGGGATCGAGAACGAGGAGATGACCCCCAGCATGAAGATCCGGCGGCACAAGATCCGGGAACGCTATGGGGCGCGGCTGGACGGGTTGTACAAGGGGTGA
- a CDS encoding M20/M25/M40 family metallo-hydrolase — protein sequence MNIRIALCLAALLAATPLAAQDISAERLAETVKVLASDTFEGRAPGTVGEDRTIGYLIGRFQALGLEPGGPAGAWTQTVPLLHTQLGEARKFDVATSGQTISWKPGTDVYVSTLQPVDVARVEKAPLVFVGYGVTAPERKWDDFKGADLKGKVAVFLVNDPDFAAAKTDPVAGKFGGRTMTYYGRWTYKFEEAARRGAVAALIVHETEAAGYGWSVVTAPRGENYDLVREPGKLTSLALQGWISGEAATALFAAAGQDLAKLRVAARTAKFRPVPLSATLDAAVPSTHGVVQSHNVLARIPGAAYPDEVVMYGAHWDAYGRGAPDALGRVFRPGANDDALGVAGLLEIARAFKAAPLPERSVVFGIWTAEERGLLGSEAYATAPVYPLAKTVASLTLDILQTAGPAKDVILVGQGKTTLEDDLARVAAAQGRAVSVESLPERGLYYRADHFSLAKRGVPPLLMMGIAGASDLVEGGKAAGQAWVDAYTGQCYHQTCDVWSLEWNLTGAVQDVALMQTIGDHLANSRHWPEWKAGSEFAQVRAASKADRR from the coding sequence ATGAACATTCGCATCGCACTCTGCCTCGCGGCCCTCCTCGCCGCCACGCCGCTGGCGGCACAGGATATTTCCGCCGAACGCCTCGCCGAGACGGTAAAGGTTCTAGCCTCCGACACGTTCGAAGGCCGCGCGCCCGGCACCGTGGGGGAGGACCGGACGATCGGCTATCTGATCGGACGATTCCAGGCGCTGGGACTCGAACCTGGCGGACCCGCCGGGGCCTGGACCCAGACCGTGCCGCTGCTCCACACCCAGCTGGGCGAGGCTAGAAAATTCGATGTCGCGACAAGCGGCCAAACGATCTCGTGGAAGCCGGGCACCGACGTCTACGTCTCGACACTTCAACCGGTCGATGTCGCGCGCGTGGAAAAGGCTCCGCTGGTGTTCGTCGGTTATGGTGTGACCGCGCCAGAGCGCAAGTGGGACGACTTCAAAGGCGCCGACCTCAAGGGCAAGGTCGCTGTGTTCTTGGTCAACGACCCCGATTTCGCCGCCGCCAAGACCGATCCCGTCGCGGGTAAATTCGGCGGGCGGACGATGACCTACTACGGCCGCTGGACCTACAAGTTCGAGGAAGCCGCCCGCCGTGGAGCGGTCGCCGCGCTTATCGTCCACGAGACCGAGGCCGCCGGCTACGGCTGGAGCGTGGTTACCGCTCCGCGCGGCGAAAACTACGATCTGGTCCGCGAGCCTGGCAAGCTCACAAGTCTGGCCCTGCAAGGCTGGATCTCGGGCGAGGCGGCCACAGCGCTGTTCGCCGCCGCCGGGCAGGACCTGGCGAAGCTGCGAGTCGCCGCAAGGACGGCGAAGTTCCGCCCTGTGCCGCTCAGCGCCACGCTCGACGCCGCGGTGCCCAGCACCCACGGCGTGGTCCAGAGCCACAACGTCCTCGCCCGCATTCCCGGTGCGGCTTACCCCGACGAGGTGGTGATGTACGGGGCGCACTGGGACGCCTATGGCCGCGGCGCGCCTGACGCGCTGGGCCGCGTGTTCCGCCCCGGCGCGAACGACGACGCGCTGGGTGTCGCCGGACTGCTCGAGATCGCCCGCGCTTTCAAGGCCGCGCCGCTGCCCGAGCGCAGCGTCGTGTTCGGCATCTGGACAGCCGAGGAGCGGGGCCTGCTCGGGTCGGAGGCCTACGCGACTGCCCCAGTCTATCCGCTCGCCAAGACCGTCGCCAGCCTCACGCTCGACATCTTGCAGACCGCGGGTCCCGCCAAGGACGTGATCCTGGTCGGCCAAGGCAAGACGACGCTCGAGGACGATCTCGCCCGGGTCGCCGCTGCGCAAGGTCGCGCGGTGAGCGTCGAGAGCCTGCCCGAGCGCGGTCTGTACTACCGCGCCGATCACTTCAGCCTGGCCAAGCGCGGGGTGCCGCCGTTGCTGATGATGGGGATCGCCGGAGCCAGCGACCTGGTCGAGGGCGGCAAAGCGGCGGGGCAGGCGTGGGTCGATGCCTATACCGGCCAATGCTATCACCAGACCTGCGACGTCTGGTCACTCGAATGGAACCTGACGGGCGCGGTACAGGATGTCGCGCTGATGCAAACTATCGGCGATCACCTCGCGAATTCCAGACATTGGCCCGAATGGAAGGCGGGTAGCGAGTTCGCCCAAGTCCGTGCGGCCAGCAAGGCCGACCGGCGTTGA
- a CDS encoding crotonase/enoyl-CoA hydratase family protein, whose translation MNFRNRIELTLENGVAHVQLVRADKMNALDPEMFAAILEAGSHLFEEPAARCVVLSGAGRSFCAGLDLTSMGQTDRHREVPLTERTHGNANAPQQAAMVWRKLPIPVIAAIHGVCFGGGLQIASGADIKIVAPDARLAVMEVKWGLVPDMAGYVLWRGNVRDDVLRELTYTHREFTGEEAVAYGFATHADANPLARAMALAQDIASKSPHAVRAAKTISNKWWDATNDQLLMAESHEQQRLMGSKNQREAVLAGLEKRKAEFGDP comes from the coding sequence ATGAATTTCCGCAATCGCATCGAATTGACCCTGGAGAACGGGGTGGCTCACGTTCAATTGGTCCGCGCCGACAAGATGAACGCGCTCGATCCCGAGATGTTCGCCGCGATCCTGGAAGCTGGCAGCCACCTGTTCGAGGAACCTGCGGCACGCTGCGTGGTGCTATCGGGCGCAGGCCGTTCGTTCTGCGCCGGGCTGGATCTTACCAGCATGGGCCAAACCGATCGCCACCGCGAGGTTCCGCTGACCGAGCGCACCCACGGCAATGCCAACGCCCCGCAGCAAGCGGCGATGGTCTGGCGCAAGCTGCCGATTCCGGTGATCGCGGCAATTCACGGAGTGTGCTTCGGCGGTGGCCTGCAGATCGCCAGCGGCGCCGACATCAAGATCGTCGCGCCCGATGCGCGGCTGGCGGTGATGGAGGTCAAGTGGGGCCTCGTCCCCGACATGGCCGGCTACGTGCTGTGGCGAGGCAACGTGCGCGACGACGTGCTGCGCGAGCTGACCTACACTCACCGCGAATTTACCGGCGAGGAGGCGGTAGCCTATGGCTTTGCCACCCACGCCGACGCCAATCCGCTGGCCCGCGCCATGGCCCTGGCGCAAGATATCGCGAGCAAGAGCCCGCACGCGGTGCGCGCCGCCAAGACCATCTCCAACAAGTGGTGGGACGCGACCAACGACCAGTTGCTGATGGCCGAAAGCCACGAGCAGCAGCGCTTGATGGGCAGCAAGAACCAGCGCGAGGCGGTGCTGGCCGGATTGGAAAAGCGCAAGGCCGAGTTCGGCGATCCGTAA
- a CDS encoding LL-diaminopimelate aminotransferase: MEDEFYRIKRLPPYVIAEVNAMRHAARQAGRDIIDLGMGNPDLPPAQHVIDKLCEVASKPGAHGYSQSKGIPGLRKAQANYYGRRFGVDLDPEREVVVTMGSKEGLASLATAITAPGDVVLAPNPSYPIHTFGFIIAGATIRSVPTTPNEDYWRALDRAMAFTVPRPSIVVVNYPSNPTAETVDLAFYERLVAWAKENKVWVISDLAYSELYYDGNPTVSILQVPGAKDVAVEFTSLSKTFSMAGWRIGFAVGNQRLISAMTRVKSYLDYGAFTPIQAAACAALNGPQDIVVKNRELYAKRRDVLVESFGRAGWDIPPPKASMFAWAPLPPALKDMGSLEFSKQLLVHADVAVAPGVGYGEEGEGFVRIALVENEQRLRQAARNIRRYLQTMGVNASAA, encoded by the coding sequence ATGGAAGACGAATTCTACCGCATCAAGCGCCTGCCGCCCTACGTGATCGCCGAAGTCAACGCGATGCGTCACGCGGCACGCCAGGCGGGGCGCGACATTATCGACCTGGGGATGGGTAATCCGGACCTGCCCCCAGCGCAGCATGTGATCGACAAGCTGTGCGAGGTGGCGAGCAAGCCCGGCGCGCACGGCTATTCGCAGTCCAAGGGCATCCCCGGACTGCGCAAGGCACAAGCGAACTATTATGGCCGCCGCTTCGGGGTCGATCTCGATCCCGAGCGTGAGGTGGTGGTGACCATGGGTTCCAAGGAGGGCCTTGCCAGCCTCGCCACCGCGATCACCGCACCGGGCGACGTCGTGCTCGCCCCCAACCCGAGCTACCCGATCCACACCTTCGGCTTCATTATCGCCGGGGCCACGATTCGCAGCGTCCCGACCACTCCGAACGAGGATTACTGGCGCGCACTCGATCGGGCGATGGCGTTCACCGTGCCGCGTCCTTCGATCGTGGTGGTGAACTATCCCAGCAACCCCACCGCCGAGACGGTCGACCTTGCGTTCTACGAGCGGCTGGTGGCGTGGGCCAAGGAGAACAAGGTCTGGGTGATCTCCGACCTCGCCTATTCAGAGCTTTACTATGACGGCAACCCAACGGTCTCGATCCTGCAGGTGCCAGGGGCGAAGGACGTCGCGGTCGAGTTCACCTCGCTGAGCAAGACGTTCTCGATGGCCGGCTGGCGGATCGGGTTTGCGGTGGGCAACCAGCGGCTGATTTCGGCGATGACCCGGGTCAAGAGCTACCTCGATTACGGTGCATTCACGCCGATCCAGGCGGCCGCCTGCGCCGCGCTCAACGGCCCGCAGGACATCGTCGTCAAGAACCGCGAACTCTACGCCAAGCGCCGCGACGTCCTGGTCGAAAGCTTCGGCCGCGCCGGGTGGGACATTCCCCCGCCCAAGGCGTCGATGTTCGCCTGGGCGCCGTTGCCGCCCGCGCTCAAGGACATGGGCAGCCTTGAGTTCTCCAAGCAGTTGCTGGTTCACGCCGATGTCGCCGTGGCCCCAGGCGTGGGTTACGGCGAGGAAGGCGAAGGCTTCGTCCGCATCGCCCTGGTCGAGAACGAGCAGCGGCTGCGCCAGGCCGCGCGCAACATCCGCCGCTATCTTCAGACGATGGGGGTCAACGCCTCGGCTGCATAA